Part of the Lysobacter enzymogenes genome is shown below.
ATCACCCCATGAAAGCTTCGCACTGCATCGGCCTGGCCACCGTCCTGGCGCTGGCCGGATTGAGCGCTTCGGCGCAAGCGGCGCAAAAAGACGCCGGCGACATCGTCCGCCCGCAGATCATCGGCGGCATCGACGTCGGCAACGGCAAGTACCCGTTCATGGTCACCGTGCAGCTCAAGCTGCTCGGCGGCGACAACGCCTACGACAACCACTGGTGCGGCGGTTCGCTGATTTCGCCGTGGCTGGTGCTGACCGCGGCGCACTGCGTCGGCTTCGACGCCGCGCAGTACACGGTGATCGCCGGCCGCACCGCGCTGAAGAACGAGGCGCAAGGCATCAAGGCCGAAGTCGCCGCGGCCTATGTGCATCCCAAGTACCTCGCCGGCGACGGCGGCTACGATGTGGCGATCCTGGAGCTGAAGGCGCCGATCACCAAGATCAAGCCGGTCGCGCTGGTCACCGCCGGCACCGATGCGCTCGAACGTCCCGGCACGCAGCTGACCAACATCGGCTGGGGCAACACCATCCAGCAAAATCCGTTCCCGCCCGGCGGCAACGGCGTGAACCAGCCCAACCGCCTGCAGGAAGTGCAGCTGCCGGTGGTGTCGTACGCCGAATGCGAATACGCCTACCGCGGCACCGGCATGCTCGCCTCGCAGGCGCTGGACCTGTGCGCCGGCCGCACCGGCAAGGACGCCTGCCAGGGCGATTCCGGCGGCCCGCTGTTCGTGGCCCTGCCCGGCAGCAAGAACTTCCTCCAGGTCGGCGTGGTCAGCCGCGGCGCCGGCTGCGGCGCGACCGGTTATCCGGGCATCTTCACCCGCGTGGCCAACGAGGAGATCTCGGCCTTCATCGCCAATCCCGCCGCGAAGGGCGTGAAGCTCGGCAAGGCGAAGTGACGGCGCATTGAGCGCATCGCCGCCGCGCCGGCCGGGCCGGCGCGGCGGTTCGCGCTGTCGCGCTTAAAGCACCACCAGCGGCTTGAAGCCGCCGAAGATCATGCGCTTGGCGTCGAACGGCATCTTGCTCGGGTCCATGTCCAGGCGCGGGTCTTTCATCACCTGCGCGTTGACCTTGTCGCGATGCTTGCGCGACTTGAACACGATCCACGAGAACGCCACCACTTCGCCGGGCTTGAGCTTGACCGCCAGCGGGAACGAGGTGACCTTGCCCGGCGGCACGTCGTCGCCGATGTTCTCCCAGTACGCCACCGCGCCGTACTCCATCCAGATCTTGCCGGCCTTGCGCGCCAGCTTGCGGTACGCGGCGATGTTGTCCTTCGGCACCGCCAATACGAAACCGTCGACGTAACTCATGCGTCCTCCTGCGGGCGTCTGGCCCTGTGTGGGGAAACCGCTGCGCGCCGCCGTCGCGGCGGCGATTCGAATGCGTCCGTGTTTCGGCGCACGATGCCTCGTGCGCATCCGCACGGCCCGACTATCGGCGCTGCGCGCGGCGCGCCCCAGTGTGGTTTGTCATGCGCGCGTTCGAACGAACGTACGGCCTGAATGCGCAGCTTCGCGACGATTCCGGAACATGTTTCTGCGTTGTGCGCTTGCGCAAGCGGAAGTCTTGTTTCCGCAGCTGTCGGCGGCCTGTCGCATCGCGACGCGAATGCGCGCGGCCGCGCCGCCATCGCCGCGCACGCGGCGTCCGGCCATCGTTGCGGCGCCTGCGCCGCTCGTGCCGGCCGGCCTTTATACTGCCGCGAAATTCCGACGATCCGATGCGCGCCGATCGCCCGACCGAGCGTGCCGACACCGGCTCGTCGCCACGTTCGACGGATGCAAGCACACCGATGGATCACCGCAACCTGCGCCTGCGCGACTGGCGCGCCGACGACCGCGACGCCGGCCTGGCCTTGTTCGACAGCAATACGCCGCGTTTTTTCGCCGCATCGGAACGGCAGGACTTCATCGACTTCATCGACGACCTGCCGGGTCCGTACTTCGTCCTCGAAGACGCGCACGGACGCGCGCTGGGATGCGCAGGCTATGCGGCCGCGCGCAACGACGCATCGAAAGCGGTGTTGTGCTGGGGCATGGTGCATGGCGAACTGCATCGCAGCGGCCTGGGTTCGGTCCTGCTCGCGCAGCGGCTCGCCCGCATCGCGGCCGATCCGGCCTGCCGTTCCGTGTCGATAGAAACCTCCCAGCACAGCTGCGGATTTTTCGCGCGCCATGGCTTCGTGGAGCTCCGCCGGACCGTCGACGGCTTCGCTCCGGGCATGGATCTGGTCGAGATGATGCTGGTCCTGGCCCGGCCCGCACCGACGGGCTGAGCCGCTCGCGTTTTTCCGCCGCCGCGCGTCGCCGGCTGTCGACGCCGCGCGCGAACGCGATCGCGCGTCCGCGCACGGGCCCGAGCGCCGCGGCTCACTTCGCCGCGGGCGTTTCCTCGGCGATGGCTTCGATCTGGATATGCAGCGCTACGGTCATGTCGAAACCGTAGTCCTTGCCCGCCGCCATGCCGAACTGATCGCGCTGGAAGCTGGCGCTGGCGTCGGCGCCGCAGACCTCGCGCTTGTACATCGGATGCGGCATGCATTTGAACTGGCCGATGCGCAGCTCCAGCGGCTTGGTCACGCCGTGCAGGGTGAACTCGCCCTCGACCTTGCCCGGCTTGCCGTCCTTGAAGCCGGCGAGCTTGCCCTTGTAGGTCGCGGTCGGGAACTTGGCGGCGTCGAACAGCATCGGCTTCTTGGCTTCCTCGTTCATCGCATCCAGACCGAAATCGATGCTGGCGATGTCGATGCTGACCTCGACCGTACCGGTGCCGGCCTGCTTGTCGAGAACGATGCTGCCCGCGGACTTGTCGAACTTGCCGCGCCACTTCGACAGCCCGCCCATGTGGTCGGCTTCGAAGCTCGGATAGGTGTGGCTGGGATCGATCTTGTAGGTCGTCGGCGCGGCCGCGGCGGAGCCGGCGAACAGGGCGAGCGAGGTCAGCAGGCAAAGCGCAGTCAGGTTCATGAGGATCTCCGGGGCGGGCGATGAGGGAAAGCCGTGGGACGCTAGCACCGGCCTCGCCGGCGCCGCAATCGCAGCGATGCGCCGGTGGGTTGCGCCGATGCCGGCAATCCGGCGGTTCGTGCGGTGCAGCATGGTTGCGGTCCGTCGTGGGGCGACGCGCCGAAACCGGGCTGCTGTCAGTACGACGATCCAGCCGCGGCGGTTTCGACATGGGCGGGCAAAAAAAAACGCCGCCCGGAGGCGGCGTTGGTTCGTGCGGATGACGACCCGTTGAACGCGGCGCCCCCTCCTATCGTCATTCCCGCGAACGCGGGCTCCGCTTCATTTCGGCGCAGCCGAACATCCAGGGCGTCATCGAGGCATGATTCTGAAGTCTCTGGATCCCCGCCTTCGCGGGGATGACGGCTGGGAGAACGCGGCGAAACCCGCCTGCCCGCCATTCCAGCGAAGGTGGGCTCCGCTTCATTTCGGCGTAGCCGAACATCCAGGGCTTCACCCAGGCACTGCTCTCAGCCTCCAGCCGCGGCCTCGCGGCCGCGGCTGAAACGCATCAAGCCTCCGGCGCCGGAGTCTCCGGCCCCTCGCCCGCGGCGTCCGCGACCGGCGGCGCGGCCAGTTCGCCTTCGCCGTCCTCTTCGTCCAGCGACGCGTCCACGCGCTCGATGGTCTGCAGGGTCTCGCCTTCGGACAGCCGCATCAGGGTCACGCCCTGGGTGTTGCGCCCGACCTGCGAGATCTCCGCCGCGCGCGTGCGCACCAGGGTGCCGCCGTCGGAGATCATCAGCACTTCGTGGTGGTCGCTGAGCTGGATCGCGCCGACCAGGGTACCGTTGCGCTCGTTGGTCTTCAGCGCGATCACGCCCTGGGTGCCGCGGCCCTTGCGCGGATAGTCGCCGACCGGCGTGCGCTTGCCGTAGCCGCGCTCGCTGGCGGTGAGGATGTCGCCGTCGCCTTCGACGACGACCAGGCTCACCACGTAGGTGCCGCTGTCGTTCGGCGCATCGACCGCGTCGACGTCGCCTTCGACCGCCGCCGCATCGTCGCCCTCGCTGTCGGCCGCCGACGCCGCGAGCAGGCGCATGCCGCGCACGCCGCCGGCGGTGCGGCCCATCGGCCGCACGGTCGATTCGGCGAAGCGCGCGGCGCGGCCGTTGGAGGCGAACAGCATCACGTCGCGCTCGCCGTTGGTCAGCGCCACGTCGACCAGCGCGTCGCTGTCGTCGAGGTTGATCGCGATCTTGCCGCGCGCCAGCTTGAACGCGAACTCGGTCAGCGGGGTCTTCTTGACCCGGCCGTTGCGGGTGGCGAAGAACACGAAGTGGTCCTCGTCGTACTCGCGCACCGGCAGCACCGCCTGCACCTGCTCGCCGGCTTCCAGCGCCAGCCAGTTGATGATCGGGCGGCCGCGCGCGTTCGGGCCGGCCTCGGGCAGCTGGTGCACCGGCAGCCAGAACACCCGGCCGGTGCTGGTGAAGGTCAGCAACGTGTCGTGGGTGTTGACCAGCCACAGCTTGTCGATGAAGTCCTCGTCCTTGGTCGCCGCCGCGTTGCGACCCTTGCCGCCGCGCTTCTGCGCGCGATAGGCGCTGACCGGCTGGCGCTTGGCGTAGCCGGCGTGCGACAACGTCACCACCACGTCTTCCGGCGCGATCAGGTCGAGGATGTCGAGATCCTCCTCGCTGGCGCGGATTTCGCTGCGGCGCTCGTCGCCGAATTCTTCCTTGAGGTTGCGCAGCTCGGTGCGGATCACTTCGAGCAGCACGTCGGGATTTTCGAGAATCTCGATCAGGCCGCGGATCGCCTCGAGCAGCTGGCGGTATTCCTCGGTGAGCTTTTCCTGCTCCAGGCCGGTCAGGCGGTGCAGGCGCATTTCCAGGATCTGGTTGGCCTGGACCTCGGTCAGCTGGTAGCGGCCGTCGTGCAGGCCCACGCCCTGCGGCAGGTCTTCCGGACGCGAGGCTTCGGCGCCGGCGGCCTGCAGCAGCGCGCCGACCAGGCCCGGTTCCCAGGTCTTGGCCAGCATGCGCTCGCGCGCTTCGTTCGGGTTCGCCGAGGTCTTGATCAGCTCGATCATCTCGTCGATGTTGGCGAGCGCGACCGTCAGGCCTTCCAGGATGTGCGCGCGCTGGCGCGCCTTGCGCAGTTCGAAGATGGTGCGCCGGGTCACCACCTCGCGGCGGTGGCGCACGAACGCTTCCAGCACCTGCTTGAGCGTCAGCAGCTGCGGCCGGCCGTCGACCAGGGCGACCATGTTGATGCCGAACACCGACTCCATCTGCGTCTGCTGATAGAGGTTGTTGAGCACCACTTCGGCCGCTTCGCCGCGCTTGACCTCGATGAAGATGCGCATGCCGTCCTTGTCGGACTCGTCGCGCAGCTCGCTGATGCCTTCCAGGCGCTTTTCCTTGACCAGCTCGGCGATCTTCTCGATCAGCCGCGCCTTGTTGACCTGGTACGGGATCTCGGTGACGACGATCGCCTCGCGGCCGGTGTCCTGGTTGACTTCGATCTCGGCGCGCGCGCGCATGCGCACGCGGCCGCGGCCGGTGCGGTAGGCGGCGACGATGCCGGCGGTGCCGTTGATGATGCCCGCGGTCGGGAAGTCGGGGCCCTGGATGTACGCCATCAGGCCGTCGACGTCGATCTCCGGTTCGTCGATCAGCGCGATGGTCGCGTTGATGACTTCGGTGAGGTTGTGCGGCGGGATGTTGGTCGCCATGCCGACCGCGATGCCGGCCGAGCCGTTCACCAGCAGGTTCGGCACCCGCGTCGGCAGCACGATCGGCTCGAGTTCCTTCTCGTCGTAGTTGGGCTGGAAATCGACGGTTTCCTTGTCGATGTCGGCGAGCAGTTCGTGGGTCAGGCGCGTCATGCGCGCCTCGGTGTAACGCATCGCCGCGGCGTCGTCGCCGTCGACCGAGCCGAAGTTGCCCTGGCCGTCGACCAGCAGATAGCGCAGCGAGAACGGCTGCGCCATGCGCACCAGGGTGTCGTACACCGACTGGTCGCCGTGCGGGTGGTACTTGCCGATCACGTCGCCGACGATGCGCGCGGACTTGACGTGCGGCTTGTTGGCGTGGGTGCCGAGCTCGTTCATCGCGTACAGGACGCGGCGGTGCACAGGCTTGAGGCCGTCGCGGACGTCGGGTAGCGCGCGCCCCACGATCACGCTCATGGCGTAGTCGAGGTAGCTGCGGCGCATCTCGTCTTCGAGATTGACCTGGATGATTTCCTTGGCGAGTTCGGCCATCAGGGTTCCGTTGCGTGCGGTGGTCGTGCGGAGGTGTCGCGGTCGTCGCACGCCCCGTGCGCGGACCCGCATCGGGCCGGAAATTCCGCGAGAAATCCCGGCCGGAGCGGCTGGCGCCGAGCCACAGGCTACGCCCCAGCGGGCATGTCCTGCAGCGCGCTAGGGGCGGCAAAAAACAGACGTGAAATCATAGCACGAAACCGCGCCTCATGGGTGCGCGATTCTTTCGCAGAAACAAGCACTTGCCGGGCGTTTTCAGCTGCATTGCAGCATCGCGGCGGGGGTGGCGCACCGGGCTGCGGTACGCGGCGGTATCGAAGCCGGTGCGAAGGGTCGGAAATCGCGGTTTGCGGGCGCGCGGGAACGTCGCCGGCGCGGGGCTGCAGTAGCGCGGACGTGGCGGCCGGATGGCGCTGAAGTCTCTGGACCCCCGCGTTCGCGGGGATGACGGCTTGCGGGAGCGCCGCGAAACCGACTTGCCCGTCATTCCCGCGAACGCGGGAATCCAGGGCTTTATCCAGGCATGACGCTGAAGTCTCTGGATCCCCGCCTTCGCGGGGACTACGACTCGTGAGAGCGCAACACCACCCAACTGCCGTCATTCCCGCAAACGCGGGCTCCGCTTCAATTCGGCGTAGCCGAACATCCAGGGCTTTATCCAGGCATGACGCTGAAGTCTCTGGATCCCCGCTTTCGCGGGGATGACGACCGGCAAGAACGCGGCGAAGCCCACCGTCGCCCTCGCCCGCCCTCAGCCGCCGAACGCCGCCCGCATCGCCGCCGCATCCGGCCGCTCGATCACGCCGCGCTCGGTCACGATGGCGTCGATCAGCGCGTGCGGGGTCACGTCGAACACCGGGTTCCAGGCGCCGACCCGCTCGGCCGCGGTGCGCGCGCCGCCGACCGCGAACAGTTCGCCCGGGTCGCGCTCCTCGATTTCGATCAGCTCGCCCGATGGGGTGTCCATGTCCACGGTCGAGGACGGCGCCACCACCATGAACTTGACGCCGTGGTGGCGCGCGGCGATGGCGAGCTGGTAGGTGCCGATCTTGTTGGCGGTGTCGCCGTTGGCGCAGATGCGGTCGGCACCGACGATGACCCAGCCGACCTGGCCGCTTTTCATCAGGTGCGCGGCGGCCGAGTCGGCGATCAGGGTCGGGGCGATGCCGTCCTGTTCGAGTTCCCACACGGTCAGGCGCGCGCCCTGCAGCCACGGCCGGGTCTCGCCGGCGAACACGCGGCCGATCCGGCCCTGGGCGACGCCGGCGCGGATCACGCCGAGCGCGGTGCCGAAGCCCGCCGTGGCCAGCGAGCCGGTGTTGCAATGGGTCAGCACGCCGAGGCCGGGTTCGATCAGGGCCGCGCCGAGCGCGCCCATGCGGCGATTGGCGGCGAGGTCTTCGTCGGCGATGGCCTGGGCTTCGCGCTCCAGCACCTCGCGCCAGTCGGCGCCGGCGCCGGCCAGCGCGCGGCGCATGCGCGCCAGCGCCCAGGCCAGGTTGACCGCGGTCGGGCGCGCGGCGTTGAGCCGCTGCAGCGCCGGTTCGATCAAAGCCAGCGCCTGCGCGCCATCGCCGGCCTCGACCGCGCGCGCGGCCAGCACCGCGCCCCAGGCCGCGGCGATGCCGATCGCGGGCGCGCCGCGCACGGTCAGCGCGTGGATCGCCGCGGCGACGGCGTCGCTGTCGGCGCAGGTCGCGTATTCCACGGCGAACGGCAGCTTGCGCTGGTCGAGCAGTTCCAGGGCCTGGCCGGTCCAGCGGATCGGGCGGATGCGGTCGTAACGGTCGAAATCGATGGCGTCGTTCATGGCTCGCAGTTTAGCGGATGCGTGTGTCGGGCTCGAATGCGGTGTGCGGCGGCTGAGGCAAAAGCGCCCGACCTGAAGGCCCTCCGGCAACAGCCAAGCCCAGGCGGCGCTGCGTTTTTGCGAAGGCCTTCGGGCCCGACGCTTTGCGCTCAGGTCGAGGTTCGCGCGGTCGACGCTTACGAAAACGCCCCGGCTTGCGGCCGGGGCGTTGGTCGTTTCCATGCGCAGCAGCGACGATCAATCGACCTGGAAGCGCCCGCGGCAACCGCCGGACACCCACACGCCGG
Proteins encoded:
- a CDS encoding S1 family peptidase, which gives rise to MKASHCIGLATVLALAGLSASAQAAQKDAGDIVRPQIIGGIDVGNGKYPFMVTVQLKLLGGDNAYDNHWCGGSLISPWLVLTAAHCVGFDAAQYTVIAGRTALKNEAQGIKAEVAAAYVHPKYLAGDGGYDVAILELKAPITKIKPVALVTAGTDALERPGTQLTNIGWGNTIQQNPFPPGGNGVNQPNRLQEVQLPVVSYAECEYAYRGTGMLASQALDLCAGRTGKDACQGDSGGPLFVALPGSKNFLQVGVVSRGAGCGATGYPGIFTRVANEEISAFIANPAAKGVKLGKAK
- a CDS encoding DUF1428 domain-containing protein → MSYVDGFVLAVPKDNIAAYRKLARKAGKIWMEYGAVAYWENIGDDVPPGKVTSFPLAVKLKPGEVVAFSWIVFKSRKHRDKVNAQVMKDPRLDMDPSKMPFDAKRMIFGGFKPLVVL
- a CDS encoding GNAT family N-acetyltransferase, which encodes MRADRPTERADTGSSPRSTDASTPMDHRNLRLRDWRADDRDAGLALFDSNTPRFFAASERQDFIDFIDDLPGPYFVLEDAHGRALGCAGYAAARNDASKAVLCWGMVHGELHRSGLGSVLLAQRLARIAADPACRSVSIETSQHSCGFFARHGFVELRRTVDGFAPGMDLVEMMLVLARPAPTG
- a CDS encoding YceI family protein → MNLTALCLLTSLALFAGSAAAAPTTYKIDPSHTYPSFEADHMGGLSKWRGKFDKSAGSIVLDKQAGTGTVEVSIDIASIDFGLDAMNEEAKKPMLFDAAKFPTATYKGKLAGFKDGKPGKVEGEFTLHGVTKPLELRIGQFKCMPHPMYKREVCGADASASFQRDQFGMAAGKDYGFDMTVALHIQIEAIAEETPAAK
- the gyrA gene encoding DNA gyrase subunit A, whose amino-acid sequence is MAELAKEIIQVNLEDEMRRSYLDYAMSVIVGRALPDVRDGLKPVHRRVLYAMNELGTHANKPHVKSARIVGDVIGKYHPHGDQSVYDTLVRMAQPFSLRYLLVDGQGNFGSVDGDDAAAMRYTEARMTRLTHELLADIDKETVDFQPNYDEKELEPIVLPTRVPNLLVNGSAGIAVGMATNIPPHNLTEVINATIALIDEPEIDVDGLMAYIQGPDFPTAGIINGTAGIVAAYRTGRGRVRMRARAEIEVNQDTGREAIVVTEIPYQVNKARLIEKIAELVKEKRLEGISELRDESDKDGMRIFIEVKRGEAAEVVLNNLYQQTQMESVFGINMVALVDGRPQLLTLKQVLEAFVRHRREVVTRRTIFELRKARQRAHILEGLTVALANIDEMIELIKTSANPNEARERMLAKTWEPGLVGALLQAAGAEASRPEDLPQGVGLHDGRYQLTEVQANQILEMRLHRLTGLEQEKLTEEYRQLLEAIRGLIEILENPDVLLEVIRTELRNLKEEFGDERRSEIRASEEDLDILDLIAPEDVVVTLSHAGYAKRQPVSAYRAQKRGGKGRNAAATKDEDFIDKLWLVNTHDTLLTFTSTGRVFWLPVHQLPEAGPNARGRPIINWLALEAGEQVQAVLPVREYDEDHFVFFATRNGRVKKTPLTEFAFKLARGKIAINLDDSDALVDVALTNGERDVMLFASNGRAARFAESTVRPMGRTAGGVRGMRLLAASAADSEGDDAAAVEGDVDAVDAPNDSGTYVVSLVVVEGDGDILTASERGYGKRTPVGDYPRKGRGTQGVIALKTNERNGTLVGAIQLSDHHEVLMISDGGTLVRTRAAEISQVGRNTQGVTLMRLSEGETLQTIERVDASLDEEDGEGELAAPPVADAAGEGPETPAPEA
- the mtnA gene encoding S-methyl-5-thioribose-1-phosphate isomerase, which encodes MNDAIDFDRYDRIRPIRWTGQALELLDQRKLPFAVEYATCADSDAVAAAIHALTVRGAPAIGIAAAWGAVLAARAVEAGDGAQALALIEPALQRLNAARPTAVNLAWALARMRRALAGAGADWREVLEREAQAIADEDLAANRRMGALGAALIEPGLGVLTHCNTGSLATAGFGTALGVIRAGVAQGRIGRVFAGETRPWLQGARLTVWELEQDGIAPTLIADSAAAHLMKSGQVGWVIVGADRICANGDTANKIGTYQLAIAARHHGVKFMVVAPSSTVDMDTPSGELIEIEERDPGELFAVGGARTAAERVGAWNPVFDVTPHALIDAIVTERGVIERPDAAAMRAAFGG